The genomic stretch GTGTATTTTTAGACTCCTTATTCTCGACCTTGGGTCGATTATTGCTTGACTCTGGTCCTTCCTTCTCATCAGCCTCTCTCTCAGCTTTTTGaagctgataagtgccaaaatattgatattttgagtatatatttttggcacttatcgatactaaAAAACATGCTACATATAACTACCGTTGAAATAAACAAACGTAGTGAAAAATGGAAAGTTCATTGGTTCGATACCCATCAACACCATTTAGATGTGTGAAAgttcattggttctaaagttgaCCTTAGAAATGCACCCAGTTATATGTGTGAAAGTGTGAACATAATACCATTATTAATGGTAAAAATAATTGGGGACCTTGAAATTGAGCCAACTACAACAACACCGTAGAAGTAAGACAAAACTTACATGAAGTCATTTAAAACTATTAAAGATGTACTGATCAATATTGACAAGTTCCTATTTCATGTATATTTCATGGTGCTAGTCATTGAGGTCAGCTGAAAGATACCTCTCATTCTAGAATATCCATTCATGAAGACCACAAAGATGTTGGTGGACGTTGATAAAAGTTAAGTGAAAGTCAAAATCAAACATGGTGAGTTATGTTTTGAGTTAATAGGTATTTCGTGGCCCTAACTATCGTCATGCTATTAACGTTCAACAAGCGCTTGTTTGGGGCCAACCCGAccaatttttatagtttttttaagtagatttttatatttaaaaaaattataatgatgAAATAATAATGTCAAGACAAAAAATAGGGTTTGCTAAAGGCACTTTGGCCATGCCAATTCTCGCCTAGCACTCAGAGAAAAACCCAAAAGCCAAAGCACGGGCTCTCGACTAGCGCAGGTAACCTTGCCTAGCCAGAGACCCGTTACATCACTTTAGGAAACACATTATGACTTAAAGGCACCCACTCCTATCACTTTTTCTCACTTTATTcaactctctctctcacacacacgaAAAAACTAGCACATACTACAGACCATCAACCAAGGAAAAAAAGatcaatttttcttttaatttatttcaaaGTTTGCTCAAGTATGTCATTTTACTCTTTATGCTGTAAATCATTGTGAAGAAGATCTCTTTTACTTGACTTAGTTTTAATGAAGAGAAATGCATATCaaagaataaaaagataaagAGGTATAAAGATTAGTGTATATCAAAGATGAAGTTGTCATGAAGAATGGGCATTGAAAATCCAAGAGAAGAATTGAAATGATAATTAATTTATAGGTATACCTTGCAAATCATTCTATATCATTTTGAATGTTTAGAAATACCTCGCATAATTAGGGTGTGTTTGAGAGTTTAGAGGGGATGGGAGGAGAGAATtttaaagaaagagaaagatggagTGAAAATAATTTAACAATTAGGTTTAAAATTCAATTGAAACATCATAgacatatttaaaattattaaacatgtattaaaataatattaattaataaaaaaaattaatgatattaACCTGAATTACAACATCCTTTAGTCTTTTGATTGTCATTAGATAAATAAAGATCAAATAGTATTGTATCTTGTTTTGAAGtatgtttaagaaaataattttgttCAATTTAGATGCTCATATATGTATTTCGATGTGTTTTGTCAATTAATTCTAAGCTCAACAACTCATTCATATTATTAAACTCTTTAGATGTtgcgaaatttaaaataaaaaaaaaaactaatgaaaTTTAATAAATGCTACTAATAGTTGCAACACATTCAATCTAAATAAATGTCACtataaaatcaatataaacatGAATAACAAAATATATAGAAAGATCTAAACACTCAAACAATTAAAGACTATTCAAATTTAGATTTCTATTATGATCCaacaaattaatattaaaaataaatcaatatcTGAAATATGAAAGTTGTTAAAATAGATTGAAAATCACTTGCGAAAACAAAAATTCACAAAGCAGATTTTACTATAGTTAATCTTAGAATAATTAGAagatttattgaaaaaaatgctTTTATTCAAATATAcacttgaatttatttttattaaagaaaaatttaaaatttaaaagttgTACAATCCAAACATTCATTGTTTTAACAAATTATGTTATGGCTTGcatgtaggggtgggaataggccaggccggcctacaggggcctacagTCTGGCCTATATaaggcctggcctggcctagcctatttaattaaaaggccaggcttaggctttttaaaaagtctatttaattaaatagaccaggcttaggctattaaaaaaagcctataaagcctaTAGGCCGGCctgtatataataataaatattaaaattgtgaatattaataaattaataaatactattactaaaataataaatacaattaacttctaaattaaaTCTTTATAAGAAACTAGTaagaaacccgtgctatcgcacgggtcccgTCTGAATTCACATTACACGTTTATCAGACCATCATTTATAaagtataaattaatttttcaattggTTCACATTCACATAGTTACAAATATATGCTTATAATATACTCAACTTTTAAGCATTGATTAGTACGTACAATAAATCGTACAGTTGATTctctaacttcaattatataaaacaacCGCAAGAGAAATATTTATAAGATGAACATTAAAATGAACAATTTACACttgatatctcatagatacgtttaCATCTACCCGTGAATCTAGATGAGTTAACATCTCATAGATACGTTTACATCTATCCGTGAATCTAGATGAGTTAACAAAACTCAGTTAAATCCAAATCAGTTAATCATACAACCGTGAATCTCTAAATTGCAAGAGATTTTGATGACGATGAAAAAAAAGATGATAAATATGTAGCGTGGTTAATGGTGGTTCGGCAGGGGAAATGAAATTGAAAAAGTGAGTGACTGAATGAAAAGTGAAAGtggaaaattgaaaaatatttaacgTGGTTTTTCCTTTTCCCGTGAGGATGTGAGGATCTTGGGAAAAGGGCGGGTTTAGTTGAAAATAGTGTGCCTTGAAGATTGAAAATAATTACTGCCTTTTCAGTATATTGGAAATAGGTTCTAATTCCAATCTCTATTATAAATGCACGAATGATTACATTAACTAAATTGTGGAAACAATGTGGTGAGAGTAGTAGTGAAAAAAGTCTAATGTGTCATTGTTATTAAGTTAATGTTAATTTTCAATTAGAGAGGTATAACTTGAATCACAAGCATGAGATCATATTTTCAGTTGGATAACATCAATACAGTAATAACTTAtaattatttatcaaattttaatgggttattaccatttttcctccctgccatataggcgacttcTGGTTTACCTccctgtaaaatttttttttgtaaaagtaacCTTGCCATTTCAAGATTCTGTTTTTTTAGACCTTGGAGGAAAATGGCACACGCCCAAAGCCTATGTGGCGTGCTTAgtggcattttttttcttttttattttttttaatttcagctAAGCTGGCGtggaattatattttttattttgattttttttatttccgcgtggattttcttttttttttcaaaagaataattttttttttaaaataattttttttttaaataatttttttaaaaattttattttattttttaaatccgcaggtattttaaaacccgtaggtaaatccgcaggtattttaaaatccgtaggtaaattcgcaggtattttaaaatccgcaggtaaatccgcaggtattttaaaatccgtaggtaaatccgcagatattttaaaattcgtaggtaaattcgcaggtattttaaaatctgtaggtaaatccgcaggtattttaaaacccgtaggtattttaaaatccgtaggtaaattcgcaggtattttaaaatccgcaggtaaatccgcaggtattttaaaatccgtaggtaaatccgctgatattttaaaattcgcaggtaaatccgcaggtattttaaaatccgcaggtaaatccgcaggtattttaaaatccgtaggtaaatccgcaggtattttaaaatccgtaggaaaatccgcaggtaagtctgcaggtattttaaaatccgtaggtaaatccgcaggtattttaaaatccgtaggtaaattcgcaggtatttattttaaaatccgtaggtaaatccgcaggtattttattTGGCAAAAAAAATAttcgtaaaaaaaataattttaaaaaaatatattttaaaaaaaatatatatttaaaataatatatttaaaaattaaaaataaataaaaaataaaaataaataaaaaattaaaaaaaaattaaaaaaaaattaaaaaaaaaataaatatgacgtggaattaaaaataataaaatataaaaaatataattacacgtcagcatatttgaattttaaaaaattaaaaaaataaaagaattacacAATCAGCATGCCACATATGCAAATGGCATGTGCCATTTGCTGGCGAGGTCTAAAACGACAGAATCTTCATTTGGCAAGgttagttttacaaaaaaaaaatttacagggtggtaaaccaaaagtcgcctatatggcagggggcaaaaatggtaataacccaattttaatttatgtctttggaatatcaaacataatataacttattttgcaGTTGATAAATATTCGTATAGTttcaattattaataatatttacttTTAAGCATtgcatatttataataaatcgtacaactatttttataacttcaattatgtaaaacaacaacaaaagaaatagttaaaagatagacattaaaatgatcagTCAATAGTTGATATCTtatagatacgttcacatctacccgtcaattcagataAGTTCACACACCTtagttgaatccaaatgagttaattctaaaaatttattaaattttttagatATTAGTCCATTTTTCCAAACataaaatgtatgacagctcccgtcaaatgcttaaaagtttctaCGTTTAATGTATATAATTATAATCATTACAATTATTACAATTAATGTatattattttctatatttttataaAGAGACAAAACTTACTTTTGATGCGGTGATAAAGCTATATGATATATGtacttattaaataaaatgataatacatAATTGTAGAAATGTAAAAAGAATGATGAATTTATCTTTTTCATAATAAATGTATGTATTTTTCTATCACAATTGTCTCATGTTATTTTATCATACACAAATATTTATAACACTTTTTAGTATAAATGATAACATTTTATTATAGAAAAACACTAACattttttgataaattgaaattttaatataatttattatattttaatagagattttaattatatttcatatattactaaaatattaaaaataaaaacttaaataaatttaataacaacaaccacgtaaattttgaatactaaaaataaaatcatatttaaaaatatatatttttgaacatTAAAGGTAAATCaggtttaatattaaataatatttgcttttatttattacatttgaaaaaaaaactaaggCAAATTAAATTAGGAGTTAAGTATTTTCTTTATTCTTATATCATCCGTAATATTATATATGGTATGATTTTTCCCATTCataaaacattttaaataaattcataaaaataatttttaattattatttctataTCAATACATTTTTTCTCATTAACATGATTTTTTTCTTGAATACTCCATTTATCATATTCTTTTCATGAATATCatttatcattaatatcatttatCATTTTTGTTTATCATGATTACCATAATAAAGttaatttaaaaagattttgttttgttttagtaattttataagttaaaaaatatataatttgaattaagaaatcaaacatagttagagaataaaataattgttaaatatttatattttttatttaaatagattATAATCTTTATAGATTTAATTTCaagttaataatattttattttggaatatttattttaaaacaaatttattttatcattttggaATAAATCAATAGCATAATATTGtgagaaataatattattttaatggaTCAATTAAACTTTTGAAATATGaggaataatattattttaatggaTCAATTaaacttttgaaaataatttatttaaatcagTAGATCATTCTTTGTGCATAAATATTAAAATCTAATATGAACCTAAAAAATACTATATTTTTAGTATAATCATTGGAAATGGTACCTAATATGTCaattaaaatatcaattaaaataataaaaaaattgcattttttcaatTTATTCAAGGATTTAGAATACTTCTTTTGTTACAGATAATTAATATCATTATTTTCATGATAAAAAAAACTCGATTCATCACAAACGGTGCAAAAGCACAAGAGGAAACATAAGAAGCAAATAAATAATTGACGGTTCATTTGGTGCACAACTTAGATAATTGTTTTTATCGTGCACAACTTAGATAACTTTAGATAATTGATTTTATCTGGTGCACATCTTAGAtaattgtttttatttgcttCAGTGATTCGTCGTGCTGGAACATAGTCAAGATAATTGTTTTTATCTGGTGCACATCTTAGATAATTGTTTTTATCTGCTTCAGTGATTCGTCGTGCTGGAACATAGTCAATTTgataatcaaataaacaaatcTATTTGTATTTTGCCTATTTGTAAtatcatatttttaaaagaaactgtTTGAGTAAAAACCTGCCGCAACAGGTTTATAATAGATGATTACAAACATACAATAGATTTCTGATTTCTGAGTGTGAGTTGAATACCTTTGGAGTAAAAGGTTCAACCCTAAAAATATGATTTCTGGGTGTAAGTTGAATACCTTTGGAGTAAAAGGTTCAAccctaaaaatatataaaaattacatTTGTATTTTATGCTGATACGATTCTGATTCTGGTGAAAAAAAATTGTAGAAGACCCGTTTGACACAAAAGCTCCAATTTGAAATTCCAGCAACAATGGGTGGGCTTTGAAGTGAAACATCGAACCCTAATTCGAAAATTCAACCGTAAGAGACTTCAAACAATAGATTTTGAAGACCATATGTATATCATATATGGAATAAATTAAGATGAAGAGAAAAAATTGGATGAAGAtggacaaaaataaaaaatgtggaAGAACATACAGTATGAcgacaaaaagaagaaaaagaaatagtgGTGGTAGGAATGTAGTGTAGGATGAAGATGGACAAAAATAAAAAGTGTGGAAGAACATACAGTATGAcgacaaaaagaagaaaaagaaacagtGGTGGTAGGAATGTAGTGTAGAGGCATTAGATTACTGTCTGTCATGTTTTATAGCGATGGAGAGGAGTGGAGAGGAATTAGAAAAGTTGTGATTGTTTCACAGCATATACACGTGCATTAATGTTCAAAATTAGGGTTGGCTTTTTCAATCCTAAATTAGTGGAATAATTAGTGTGATTAAAACTCAACATTTCCAATGTCTCTATTAACTATTTCTTAAAtaagaattgaaataaaaaaaaatgaaaattcaacAAATATTTGGGTGATGCCACATCACCCGTATTAAATGCCAAAACAATGATATTGAGTTATTTTGTCAAAAGTCATTTTTATCCCTGGAATAAGAACAGTTTTAGTTATTTTATCAAAGGGCTTGATTTGTAATTAACAGatactttaatttttatatatttataatagatttaTTTATACTATCCAAATCTCATTCACGTAAAAAAAATAGAAGGGAAAAATATCTTAGAAGTTGAAAGGGTTTGTTTTAAGACCAGAGTCTCTCAAAAAGATTAGAACCCTAATACAAGTAAACCTAGCGGCAAATTGAAGAAGCACATCTCACTCACAAAATTGAAGCTACAAAGATTGATTCAaggtaaataataataaatttaatatttgattctttgattttctttacaATCTACTTTTAAAATTCTTTTGCAAAATTGAAACATTCCAGAATGTTTGATGTATATGCCATTGAGATAAAATTCATGGTATTATATTCTTTCTATATTATATGCTAGAATGATAGAATTCATGATATTGAATCCACTGATAAAATCCAAAATCCACGTTGTCGGTACTATATATTGCTATACTGCAAACGAGAAACACAGTACCCAATAATATTTTTCaaagcattatttttattttattatgtttattattttactaactaTAACATATTCTAATTTATGTTTTTACTTTGTATAGAAAATGACTTCGTCTTTGACCGATATTGAGGTGAGTGAACAAGTGCCTGTAGATTCAACTCAAGTAGAAGCAAACATAACACAAGAAAATCAAGAAGCGGGACCGGAACCTGAACCGGAACTTGAACCAGAAGCAATTGttgggagaaagaagagaaaaacatcaAGCGTTTGGAACGATTTTGATGAAGTTGAAATTCAAAAAGGTGTGAAGAAAGGTGTTTGCAAATATTGTAAACTTCAATTTGCTACTGGGGGCGGGATCTAGCACTAGTCATATGAGAAGACATAGTGacaaatgcatgcaaaagaagtTGCATGAGTCTACCGAACAGAAACAAACCACCATTCCGTTTCAGCCTTCACAATCAGGTAATCCCTTTCTTACTCCCGGTGCTAGATACTCTAATGAAAAGATGAGAGAAATAATTGCAACTGCTATCATGGTTCATGAATATCCTTTTAGTGTTGTTGAGGATGATGTTTGGATGTGGGGTTTCCAATTTGCAAACCCCGATTTTCGTAAGGTTACTCATAAAACAGCAAGAAGTGATTGTGTGGCATTATTTGAGAAGGAGAAGAAAGTGTTGAAGAAACTTTTAGAAAGTGTAAGAAAGATAAGTTTAACAACAGATATGTGGAAATCTAGCCATCAAGTAGTTGAGTATATGGTTATCACAGGACACTTTATTGATTCGAGATGGACTCTTCAAAAAAgagttttgagttttgtgaaagTCCCTGCACCAAGGCGTGGTATTGATGTGGCTGATTCTATATATAAGTGTTTGAAAACTTGGGGGATTGAAAGTAAGGTTTTTTCAGTATCTGTTGATGATTCTTCTTATAATGATTCATGTTTAAGATATCTCAAAGATGATTTATCTCTAAGTAATAAGTTAATCCTTGATGGCTCTTTATTTCACGTGAGATGTTGTGCTCATATACTGAATTTGTTGGTGCAAGATGGCCTTAGTAAAATTAAGGACATCATTTTCAATATTCGTGAAAGTGTTAAATATATTAACCATAATGATGCAAGATTGAAGGCATTTTGTGATGTGGTTGAGTAGAAAGGTTTGAAAGAAAGAAAACTCATTATTGATTGTCCAACACGGTGGAATTCAACCTTTAATATGTTGTCAACTGCTTTGAACTTtaagattgcatttgcatcctACAAAGAAAGAGAGCCTCATTATGCTTATGCCCCTTCACTTGAAGAATGGGACAAAGTTGAGAAAGTTTGTAAACTGCTAGAAAGTTGAGAAAGTTTTTTGTACTTTATTATTCTTATAATTATTTCCTATAACTACTATTTTAAATGTAGGTAGTGAATATCCGACTGCAAATTTGTATTTGTCAGAAGTCTGGAAGATGAAAGAAATACTTGATAAGgcaaatgaagatgaagatctcTTTATGAGAGAGATGACAAGtccaatgaaaataaaatttgacaAATATTGGGGAGGATGTAATATGTTGATGGCTATAGCTAGTGTTTTGGATCCTAGGTGCAAATTTCATATGGTGCGTATATGTTTTCCCAAAATATATAAATCTAAAGAAGTTGCTGATGAGAATATAAAGAAGGTCAAGCATTCACTTGAAGAGTTATATGATGAGTACGTAGCTATATCTTTGAcagagtcttcttcttcttcttctgctgtTAATTTGGATAGTAGTAATCCATCATCATCCCAAGTGAATATTGCACCTATCAGAACTGGATTTGATGAAATTATGAGTATTATTCAAGAAAATGAAGCCATTCCTCCAATAAAATCAGAATTGCAGGATTATCTTGATGAAGGTATTTACATTCCTAAAAGTAGCTCTTTTTGTGCTTTGGATTGGTGGAGGAACAATAGCATGAAATATAAGATATTGTCAAAGATGGCTGCTGATATACTAGCTATTCCAATCTCAACTGTGGCATCTGAGTCCACTTTCAGTGCTGGAGGTAGAGTTATAGATGAGTGTCGCTCTAAACTAAATGAAGAATCTGTTGAAGCTCTCATTTGTGGTGGAGATTGGTTCCGCCATAAGTATAATGTGAAGAAAAAATCAAAGGTTATTATTTTATATGAtatgttattaatatttattcaatttttatcgtattttgtttatttaattatatagtatttttatattttttcctttcttcttttgaaGGTTGAAAAAGAGAAGATAT from Vicia villosa cultivar HV-30 ecotype Madison, WI linkage group LG4, Vvil1.0, whole genome shotgun sequence encodes the following:
- the LOC131598610 gene encoding zinc finger BED domain-containing protein RICESLEEPER 2-like, which encodes MRRHSDKCMQKKLHESTEQKQTTIPFQPSQSGNPFLTPGARYSNEKMREIIATAIMVHEYPFSVVEDDVWMWGFQFANPDFRKVTHKTARSDCVALFEKEKKVLKKLLESVRKISLTTDMWKSSHQVVEYMVITGHFIDSRWTLQKRVLSFVKVPAPRRGIDVADSIYKCLKTWGIESKVFSVSVDDSSYNDSCLRYLKDDLSLSNKLILDGSLFHVRCCAHILNLLVQDGLSKIKDIIFNIRESVKYINHNDARLKAFCDVIAFASYKEREPHYAYAPSLEEWDKVEKVCSEYPTANLYLSEVWKMKEILDKANEDEDLFMREMTSPMKIKFDKYWGGCNMLMAIASVLDPRCKFHMVRICFPKIYKSKEVADENIKKVKHSLEELYDEYVAISLTESSSSSSAVNLDSSNPSSSQVNIAPIRTGFDEIMSIIQENEAIPPIKSELQDYLDEGIYIPKSSSFCALDWWRNNSMKYKILSKMAADILAIPISTVASESTFSAGGRVIDECRSKLNEESVEALICGGDWFRHKYNVKKKSKVEKEKIYITLKI